In Artemia franciscana unplaced genomic scaffold, ASM3288406v1 Scaffold_979, whole genome shotgun sequence, a single window of DNA contains:
- the LOC136043775 gene encoding piggyBac transposable element-derived protein 3-like: protein MHWEAATRYPQIADKMGRQRFDKIKLFLHFNDNSKAKKPGEQGFDKLYKIRPVLGHIRSKFLEVTPEEHHSIDEQMIPFKGRSNLRQYLPKKPTKWGIKVFTRAGVSGFVHDFEVYQGKGTLVEDDIEPDLGVGGNIVLCLISTLPEKINFKIYFDNWFSGLKLMSLLKIKGFPCIGTLNKARLKGCPLLTDGEVKKRERGTSDYTTDIHSGSIVVKWLDNKTVCLASTYAGITPQGMCRRWNVKDKSRVEV, encoded by the coding sequence ATGCACTGGGAAGCAGCTACCAGATACCCACAAATTGCCGACAAGATGGGCCGACAAAGATTtgataaaatcaaactttttcttcacTTCAACGACAACAGTAAAGCTAAGAAACCTGGAGAACAAGGATTTGACAAGTTATACAAGATTCGACCCGTTCTGGGTCATATCCGTTCTAAGTTTCTTGAAGTCACTCCCGAAGAACACCATTCAATTGATGAGCAAATGATTCCTTTCAAGGGGCGAAGCAACTTGAGACAATATCTGCCGAAAAAGCCGACGAAGTGGGGAATAAAAGTCTTCACAAGAGCTGGTGTGTCAGGTTTTGTACATGATTTTGAAGTTTATCAAGGGAAGGGCACTCTTGTTGAAGATGACATAGAGCCAGATCTTGGAGTCGGAGGCAACATAGTTTTATGTCTGATAAGTACCTTGCCAGAGAAAATcaacttcaaaatttattttgacaaCTGGTTTTCAGGCTTGAAACTAATGAGTTTGCTCAAAATCAAAGGATTCCCTTGTATTGGTACGTTGAACAAAGCACGACTGAAGGGCTGCCCACTCCTCACAGATGGTGAAGTGAAGAAACGAGAAAGAGGAACTTCAGATTACACGACTGACATTCATTCCGGCAGTATTGTAGTGAAATGGTTAGATAACAAAACAGTTTGTTTGGCTTCGACGTATGCAGGAATAACACCACAGGGTATGTGCAGACGCTGGAATGTCAAGGATAAATCCAGGGTTGAAGTTTAA